TTATTGTTTGTGGTACAGCACAGTGGAATTTCAACCGTCAAACCAGCAGCCCATATTGACGCAAAATACGCAGACTTACTAAAAGACGCGATTGAACAGGGTGTAGAGGTACTGGCTTATAAAGTAGCCATGTCTACCACAGGTGGACGAATCGAAACAGTTTGTAAATTTATTGTCTAAGTCATAAAACAATAAATTAGCAAATAAAAAATTTGCCTCGCTATATAGATTTTGCTATAGATAGCGACCTCAAATTTTTAAGACGCCCTTAAAAACGCAACAATACAGGAGATGCGTTATGCCTGAAGGCACTAAAAAACTTGGCGTACTCGCTATCGCAGGTGTAGAACCTTATCAGGAAAAACCTGGTGAGGAGTATATGAATCAAGATCAGTTAGATCATTTTAAACTGATCTTAGAAGCTTGGCGCAACCAACTACGTGAAGAAGTCGATCGCACCTTAAACCATATGCAAGATGAAGCGGCAAACTTCCCGGATCCTGTTGACCGTGCAGCGCAAGAAGAGGAATTCAGCCTAGAGCTACGCGCACGTGATAGAGAACGTAAACTGATCAAAAAGATTGAGAAAACACTACAAAAGATCGAAGAAGACGATTTCGGCTTCTGTGACTCTTGTGGTATCGAAATCGGTATCCGTCGTCTTGAAGCACGTCCTACAGCGGATCAATGTATCGACTGTAAAACACTTGCTGAAATCAAAGAGAAGCAAATGGCTGGCTAAGCCACTGCTTTTGTGGGGTGAGGCTTCTCACCCCTATGATTCCCTCTTATCTTTTACCCCTTTCAGTCGCTAGTCGCCGCTTTCTATGACTAACTACATTGGTCGTTTTGCTCCCTCTCCATCTGGCCCTTTGCACTTTGGCTCTTTAATTGCTGCATTGGCAAGTTATCTGCGTGCCCACGCCGAGCAAGGCCAATGGCTACTGCGAATGGAAGATCTTGACCCACCACGCGAAGTCGCAGGTGCCGCAAACGATATCTTAAAAACCTTAGATGCTTATGGACTGCACTGGCACGGGCAAGTCATGTACCAAAGTCAACGCCATCAAGCCTACCAAGACTGCATTGATGAGCTAATCACATCTAATCAAGCATATTTCTGCCAATGTACTCGCAAGCAAATTCAACAAGCTGGCGGTATTTATAGTGGTCATTGCCGCGCTCTTGAGCATCAAGATGGTGCCATCCGCGTTATTAACCAGGCGCAAATTGCCACATTTGATGATCAGATTATGGGCAAGGTTAATGTAGCAGCAGACTTTGCTAGCGAAGATTTTATTATCAAACGCCGCGATGGCTTATTTGCCTATCAGTTAGCGGTAGTTTTAGATGATGCAGAGCAAGGTATCACTGAAGTGGTGCGCGGTAGCGATCTGCTTACCTCAAGCTGTCGCCAATTGAGTTTATTTGCCATGCTCGGGCTTGATGCCCCAAAATGGGCGCATGTGCCCGTTGCCAGTATTGAGCCAGGCTTTAAACTGTCCAAACAAAACCACGCACCGGCGATTGATATAAACAAACCTCAAGCAAGCATAAATGCGGCATTGGCCTTTTTAGGGCAGCAAAAAGTTGATGTTGATCGCGTTGACATTATGCTTAAACAAGCTGTCTCGCAATTCGATATCACACGCGTCCCAAAGCAAACTGAAATATTGATTTAAGCGACTTGGAAACTCGCTTATTGCTGGCGTTGGGTATATCATAGCCGCCAGATTTTTAATCAACCATTTTATCTGAACGAGGTGCATTATTTTTCGCCGTATTAGTCAATTCTGCAAACAGCTATTTGATTCATCAGCTGACGAGCAAGCAGAAGAAACACAATTACAAGCAGATGCATCTGGCCTGACAATTGTGGCTAGAAATAATCACGACATTTCCCGTCGTCAAATTAGTGAGAATGCGCTCAAGGTACTTTATCGTCTGCACAAATCTGGCTTTCAGGCTTATCTAGTCGGTGGCGGCGTGCGCGATATTCTTTTGGGTCTTGAACCGAAAGATTTTGATGTAGTCACCAATGCGACACCTGAAGAAATTAAGCGCTTATTTAGGAATTGCCGTTTAGTTGGCCGCCGTTTTCGTCTGGCGCACATTGTATTTGGTCGCGACGTTATTGAAGTTGCGACTTTACGTGGTCATCACGAAAGCAATGGCAACAACGACAAAGTATCGAAATCGAATGCTCAAGGTCGCCTACTAAGAGACAACGTATATGGCACGATTGATGAAGATGCCGAGCGCCGCGACTTCTCTGTAAACGCCTTATATTACGATATCAGTGATTACTCAATTCACAGTTACTCAGGCGGTATTCAAGATCTCGACCAACGCATCATTCGCTTAATTGGCGATCCTGAAACGCGCTACCGTGAAGACCCTGTGCGTATGCTGCGTGCAGTGCGCTTTGCAACCAAGCTTGATATGCAAATTGAGCCGCGCACCGCAGAGCCAATTCGCGAGCTTGCACCACTACTAAAAGGTATCCCCGCTGCGCGCATGTACGAAGAAGTGCTTAAGCTATTCTTCTCAGGCAAGGCTGCAGCTAACCTTGAAATGATGCAAGACTTTGATTTGTTTGAGCCATTGTTCCCACAAATCGATGCATTATTACAAGACTCACCAAAAGGCAGCATGGCAAAAATGCTTGATGCTGTGATGCGTAATACTGACTTACGTGTGGCGCAGGACAAACCGGTCACGCCGGCATTTTTCTACGCAGCTCTGCTGTGGTACCCGCTCAAGCAACGCGCCGATGATATCGCGCTAGAAAGCGGTTTAAGTATTTACGATGCTAATGTCGCCGCGATGGGCGATGTAATGGAGCAGCAGTGCCGCACCATTAGTATCCCGCGCCGCTTTAGCACTCCAGCTAAGGATATCTGGCAGCTACAACTGCGCCTAGAGCGCAGCCAAAGTGCGCGCGCATTCAAGTTACTTGAACACCCTAAATTCCGCGCAGCTTATGACTTATTGCTGCTACGCGCTGAAGCTGAAGGTGGCACAGCCGCTAAGGTTGCTAGCTGGTGGACAAGCTTTGTTGAAGGTGACGAGCAAACTCGCAGCGACATGGTTAAAAAAGGCAAAGGCAACCAGCGCAACCGCAATGCGCAGCAACGTCGTCGCCGCAGAAAACCCGCCAATAAGAAACCTGCAGGCGAGTCGTAACCGGCGCGCCTGTTAAAGAGTTATCTGTACGTGAGTAATCAACAAGCACATAATCTGGTTTATATCGCACTGGGCGCTAATCTTGATAGCCCTAGTGCCCAGCTTGATAATGCCGTTGCGGCGATGAAAGCCTTAAGCCTCGATGGTGAAATTCAAGTCTCCAGCTATTACCGCTCAGTGCCTATGGGTGATGTTGAGCAGCCAGATTATGTTAATGCAGTAGCTTGCTTTATCACTCAACTCGCACCAATTGAATTACTCGATGCGCTGCAGCAAATTGAGCTTAATCAAGGCCGCGAACGCCTAGTTCGCTGGGGACCACGCACCTTAGATTTAGATATTTTGCTCTATAATCAACAAACCATTGAGCTACCTAGGCTCACCGTGCCCCACTACGGTATGAAGCAGCGTAGTTTTGTTCTTGTTCCCTTGAAGAAATATCACCCGAACTAACCTTGCCTTGTGGCAGCTCAATCAATAAGCTAGTCAATCAAACTATGCGAGACGAGCTACAAAAACTGCCCGCTTAAGTTTATCAAATGCCCTACTAGGGTTAAGCTGCATGCAGATATCCCTCGCAACAATCAAATGTAATTAAGAGTCCATTATGTCTAAAGTTACCAGTTCAACCTTGATGAAGTTTAAACAAGAAGGTAAAAAATTTACCGCGTTGACCGCCTACGACGCTAGCTTTGCTGGCGCTTTTGACAGTGAAGGCATTGATGTACTACTTGTCGGTGACTCTATGGGTATGGTGCTACAAGGCCATAGCGACACCCTACCTGTCACAGTCGATGATATTGCCTACCACACAGCTTGCGTACGCCGCGGTATTGAGCGCACCTTGCTGATCGCTGACATGCCATTTATGAGCTACGCCACCCCAGAGCAAACTATGCAGAATGCGACCAAGCTAATGCAAGCTGGCGCCGCTATGGTTAAAGTTGAAGGTGGTGAGTGGCTGCTAGAAAGCGTAAAAATGCTAACTGAGCGCGGTATTCCAGTGTGTGCTCACCTAGGCTTAACGCCTCAGTCAGTACATGTGTTTGGTGGTTTTAAAGTGCAAGGCCGCGACAATGAAAATGCCCAGCGCATTATTAATGAAGCCAAAGCCATGGAACAAGCCGGCGCACAGTTATTAGTGCTTGAGTGCATCCCTGCACAGCTTGCTAAAACCATTACTGAAGAGTTGACTATTCCCGTGATAGGTATTGGCGCAGGTAAAGATACAGACGGCCAAATCCTAGTGATGCACGATGTATTAGGTATTTCTAGCGGCTATATTCCGCGTTTCTCTAAGAACTACCTAAAGCAAACTGGTGAAATTCGCGCAGCGGTAAAAGCCTACATTGAAGAAGTTGAACAAGGTATCTTCCCAGGTGAAGAGCACACCTTTAACTAATTTAAGTAGAAATCCATGCGCCTACTAATCTCAGGCGCATTTTATTACCACCGCTTTATACACGATAAGCGACTAGTAACAAGCGAAACATCAACCTCAATTCAACACCCTCGTTTATTTAAGAGTGTCCCATGAAAACGATTTCCAGCATCCAAGATATTCGTCAGCAAGTTAGCCAATGGAAACAACAAGGCAAGAAAGTCGCATTTGTACCGACTATGGGCAACTTACACCAAGGTCACCTAACCCTGGTTAAAAATGCCAAACAACAAGCTGACGTTGTAGTGGTTTCTATTTTTGTAAACCCGATGCAATTTGGCCAAAACGAAGACTTTGACGGCTACCCGCGCACTTATGAGCAAGACAGTAAAGCACTGATTGAAGTTGGCGCGGACTTACTGTTTATGCCAACTCCAGACATCATCTACCCGAAAGGATTAGATAAGCAAACCTTTATCGAAGTGCCTGAAATTGGCGATGAGTTTTGCGGCGCCACTCGCCCAGGACATTTTCGCGGCGTTGCCACTGTGGTAAACAAGCTATTTAATATCGTTCAACCTGATGTTGCACTATTTGGTCGCAAAGATTTTCAGCAATTGCTCATCATCAAAACCATGGTCGAAGATCTATCAATGCCAATTGAGATCATCGGCGTTGATACCATTCGTGAGCCATCGGGTCTGGCTATGAGCTCTCGCAATGGCTATCTAACGGCTGATGAAAAGCAACGTGCAGCCAAACTCAAACAAGCTATGGACCACATAGCACAAGGGCTACAGCAAGGTGAGGAGCTAGCAACCGTTCGCCAGCACGCAATCGAGATGATTGAACAAGTCGGCTTCAAGCTCGACTATATCGAGGTTCGCAGCGCAATGACGCTAAAACCTGCTAATGCGGGCGATAAACAGCTAGTTATCTTAGCCGCAGCCTATCTAGGTAAAGCACGCCTGATTGATAATATGGTTTTCGAGCTTAAATAGTCTGCAACATTAACTCATATTATCAGCACAATAAATGTAACTAAATGCTTACTCGCGCTGCTTGTAAGCATTTAAAAAACATTAAAAAATCTATAATTCCCGCAATAAAAACATTGTTAAAAAACTGGTTTTATCGTTAAAATTAAGCCATAGTGATCGATAGCCTTGTTAGTCGCTTATACTAAATAAGGTAGCTCTCACGTAAAAATACCGGAGTTAATGGAATATCTTCAATACGATCCCTACGTGAAGGCTATACTGTCTGGAACACATATCGTTAGCAAAAGGACCTGTCGCCCCCTATGGCAACTCGACTGTTTTTTATACTCGCTCTAATTCTGCCCTGCTTAGCTCAGGCGGATACGAGTACCATTTACAAATGTATGAAAAACAATAAAGTCGTTTTCAGCCACACAGTGTGCCCACAAGAATTCCGCCAGCACAAAATTGAATACGAGTTAGGCATCGCCACCGAAACCGATTCCGACAAGAAGAAAGTCAAAAACGATCCACTGAAAGCCCTGTTAAAGAAGCAAACCATTTCTAGAGAAAAACTTTTGCAGTTACTGGATGGTGAGATCTATCGCTTAAAGCAAGAAAACAGTTACTTTGAAATTTTGCGTGCCAGTGAAGTACAAAAGTTAGACAGAAAACACTACTGGCAAAGTAAAGAAAAAGACGACCCAAGCTATGGGCTAGAGCTGGAAGAAATTAATCAACGCTTTGACGATTTAACCAATAACAACCTCAGTGTGATCAAATTGCTTAATCAGCACAAAATGAAGATTTCGGCCGAGACACCACCAGACTTACTAATGAGTCAGTAAACTTAAATAGCAAAAGAGCAGCCATTGGCTGCTCTTTTTGTTTACCGCGAATATGCTATGTTATTCAGGCTTAAACACACCAATCATGGCACCGCTAGACTGCTTAGCGACAGCCTGATCAGCTTGCTGCTCTCGGTAATCACAATCTGTGCATTCAACGGTTTCAATACCATTGTCCATAAACAGCACAATACTATCCTGGGCGCCGCATTTTGGGCATTTAGCCCCAGCTACAAAGCGTTTTTTTACTCGTGCCATATATCACTCTTGTTGTTTTTAGTTATCTATATTGATGCTAAGCACTATTTTGCCACGTTTTAATAGCTCACCACCAATATTGTGGGAAAAAACTGCGCCTTTGGGGTATCATGCGCCCCATATTCGATATCTAAGCCAAGTAGTTTTTCATGATCAACATTAGCCAAGCCCAGCTTATCCGTGGCAGCAAAACCTTACTCAATGAAGCCTCACTGACAGTCTACCCAGGACATAAGGTTGGGCTTGTGGGCGCTAATGGCACAGGTAAATCGTCACTGCTTGCGTTAATTAAAGGACAGCTACAACTCGACAAAGGTGAATTCAACATACCTAGCGGCTGGCAAATTGCCTCGGTAGCTCAGGAAACACCGGCGCTGGATACCAGTGCAATTGAGTATGTCATTGATGGCGACGTTGAATATCGTCAGCTAGAGCAGCAATTACATGCAGCTCAACAAGCCGACGATGGTAATGCCATCGCGCTAATTCACGGCAAGATTGATGCGATTGGTGGCTATGCGATTCATGCTCGAGCGGGCGCACTACTAGCAGGGCTTGGCTTTAGTGAAACGGAACAAAACAATCCAGTTAAGAGCTTTTCCGGTGGTTGGCGTATGCGCCTTAACCTGGCTCAAGCACTGCTGTGCCGCTCAGACTTATTACTACTCGATGAGCCAACCAACCACTTAGACTTAGACACTACATACTGGCTAGAAGGCTGGATTAAAACCTACCAGGGCACCTTAATCTTAATTAGTCACGACCGTGATTTTATCGACGGTATTGTTGATGAAATCGTGCATGTTGAGCATCACTTACTCAATTATTACAAGGGTAACTACACCGCCTTTGAACGTATTCGCGCAGAGCGCATGGCGCAGCAACAAGTAGCCTATGAGCGTCAGCAAAAAGAGCGCGCGCATATGCAGTCATTCGTTGACCGCTTTCGCTACAAAGCCAGTAAAGCAAAGCAGGCGCAAAGCCGCCTAAAAGCACTGGAAAAGATGACCGAGCTAATGCCATCTCATGCTCAGAGCCCATTTACCATGGAATTTAAAGCGCCAGATGCTTTGCCTAATCCGCTCGTGGCCATGGAGCAAGTTGCCGCTGGTTATGGTGACAAAACCATCCTTAATAAGGTACAGCTCAATCTGGTACCCGGCGCGCGCATTGGTTTACTCGGGCGCAATGGCGCAGGTAAATCAACACTGATTAAATTACTTGCCGGGCAACTTGAAGCGCAATCAGGTAAATACCAGCCAAACCCTGGGCTCAATATTGGTTATTTTGCTCAGCATCAGGTTGAGTTTTTGCATCTGGATGAAACGCCAATGCAGCATCTTGCACGACTAGCTCCCAATGCCAAAGAGCAAGAGCTGCGCAACTTCCTTGGCGGATTTGGATTTGACGGCGATATGGCTCTGTCGGTTGTAAAACCATTTTCTGGCGGTGAAAAAGCCCGTTTGGTGCTGGCACTATTGGTATGGCAGCGCCCTAACCTACTGCTGCTCGATGAACCGACCAACCACTTAGATTTAGAAATGCGTCATGCACTTACCGTAGCCCTGCAAACCTTTGAGGGCGCAATGGTCATTGTATCGCACGACCGTCACTTATTGCGCCTAAGCTGCAGTGACTACTATTTAGTTGATAGCGGTGAAGTCACTCCTTTCAATGGCGATTTAGATGATTATCACCAATGGCTGCTAGATGCAGCCAAAGCCGCAGCAGCGAGCGAGAGCAGCTCAACTAAGGAATCTGCACCACAGATTGATAAAAAGCAGCAAAAGCGTTTAGAGGCTGAATTACGTCAAAAGCTATCTCCGCTGAAGAAAAAGCAAGCCAAGCTAGAAAAAGACCAAGAAAAATGGTCAACACGCTTGAGCGAACTTGAAACCCAATTAGCTGATACCAGCATTTACGATGCCGAGAACAAGGCAAAGCTCACCAAGGTACTGGACGAGCGAGTTGAGCTTACGCAGGCGATGGAAGAAAGCGAAATGGACTGGCTAGAGCTTCAAGAAAGTATTGAAGCCATTGAGCAGGAAAATTCTCCACTTTAGTGCTTTACTTAATAATCTGTTAAGGATGCCCCAATAGCATTGGTTTAATGCTAGCTTGCTTAAACCAATGCGTGCTAGCACTTTGACTTTAGCTTAGGGGCAAAATCATGGAGAGATTTATGACAGCTTTTGATCATCCAGCATTAGACCAGCAGCTGTGGCAACACTGCGAGCAAGCCTACCTGGCTAACCCTAATCGCTATATCAGTTTACAAGACAACTACCACACCAATGTGAATCTCATCTTACTAGCTGAGTATCTTGATGCTCAGGGGTATTTCATTGCTAAAGCAAGCTGGCAGTCGCTGGCAAAGGCAATTGCAAGGTGGGAAGAGTTTGTACTTATCCCCTACCGCACGCTACGCCGCAAAGCCAAAGCACACACCAGTGAAGACGAGTATCAAAAAATGCTCGAAGTTGAGCTGATTATGGAGCGTAAATCACAGCAAATTATCCGCGCACAACTGGTTCGCACTGAAGGTGAAAGCAATCCGCAGCAATCGAATATTGCCGCTTACCTTAGTTTATTTGGTTTAGATGAGACCATTATCAGCACGCTCAACTAACCTGAAA
This DNA window, taken from Shewanella maritima, encodes the following:
- the dksA gene encoding RNA polymerase-binding protein DksA, with protein sequence MPEGTKKLGVLAIAGVEPYQEKPGEEYMNQDQLDHFKLILEAWRNQLREEVDRTLNHMQDEAANFPDPVDRAAQEEEFSLELRARDRERKLIKKIEKTLQKIEEDDFGFCDSCGIEIGIRRLEARPTADQCIDCKTLAEIKEKQMAG
- the gluQRS gene encoding tRNA glutamyl-Q(34) synthetase GluQRS encodes the protein MTNYIGRFAPSPSGPLHFGSLIAALASYLRAHAEQGQWLLRMEDLDPPREVAGAANDILKTLDAYGLHWHGQVMYQSQRHQAYQDCIDELITSNQAYFCQCTRKQIQQAGGIYSGHCRALEHQDGAIRVINQAQIATFDDQIMGKVNVAADFASEDFIIKRRDGLFAYQLAVVLDDAEQGITEVVRGSDLLTSSCRQLSLFAMLGLDAPKWAHVPVASIEPGFKLSKQNHAPAIDINKPQASINAALAFLGQQKVDVDRVDIMLKQAVSQFDITRVPKQTEILI
- a CDS encoding polynucleotide adenylyltransferase PcnB yields the protein MARNNHDISRRQISENALKVLYRLHKSGFQAYLVGGGVRDILLGLEPKDFDVVTNATPEEIKRLFRNCRLVGRRFRLAHIVFGRDVIEVATLRGHHESNGNNDKVSKSNAQGRLLRDNVYGTIDEDAERRDFSVNALYYDISDYSIHSYSGGIQDLDQRIIRLIGDPETRYREDPVRMLRAVRFATKLDMQIEPRTAEPIRELAPLLKGIPAARMYEEVLKLFFSGKAAANLEMMQDFDLFEPLFPQIDALLQDSPKGSMAKMLDAVMRNTDLRVAQDKPVTPAFFYAALLWYPLKQRADDIALESGLSIYDANVAAMGDVMEQQCRTISIPRRFSTPAKDIWQLQLRLERSQSARAFKLLEHPKFRAAYDLLLLRAEAEGGTAAKVASWWTSFVEGDEQTRSDMVKKGKGNQRNRNAQQRRRRRKPANKKPAGES
- the panB gene encoding 3-methyl-2-oxobutanoate hydroxymethyltransferase produces the protein MSKVTSSTLMKFKQEGKKFTALTAYDASFAGAFDSEGIDVLLVGDSMGMVLQGHSDTLPVTVDDIAYHTACVRRGIERTLLIADMPFMSYATPEQTMQNATKLMQAGAAMVKVEGGEWLLESVKMLTERGIPVCAHLGLTPQSVHVFGGFKVQGRDNENAQRIINEAKAMEQAGAQLLVLECIPAQLAKTITEELTIPVIGIGAGKDTDGQILVMHDVLGISSGYIPRFSKNYLKQTGEIRAAVKAYIEEVEQGIFPGEEHTFN
- the panC gene encoding pantoate--beta-alanine ligase codes for the protein MKTISSIQDIRQQVSQWKQQGKKVAFVPTMGNLHQGHLTLVKNAKQQADVVVVSIFVNPMQFGQNEDFDGYPRTYEQDSKALIEVGADLLFMPTPDIIYPKGLDKQTFIEVPEIGDEFCGATRPGHFRGVATVVNKLFNIVQPDVALFGRKDFQQLLIIKTMVEDLSMPIEIIGVDTIREPSGLAMSSRNGYLTADEKQRAAKLKQAMDHIAQGLQQGEELATVRQHAIEMIEQVGFKLDYIEVRSAMTLKPANAGDKQLVILAAAYLGKARLIDNMVFELK
- a CDS encoding DUF4124 domain-containing protein — encoded protein: MATRLFFILALILPCLAQADTSTIYKCMKNNKVVFSHTVCPQEFRQHKIEYELGIATETDSDKKKVKNDPLKALLKKQTISREKLLQLLDGEIYRLKQENSYFEILRASEVQKLDRKHYWQSKEKDDPSYGLELEEINQRFDDLTNNNLSVIKLLNQHKMKISAETPPDLLMSQ
- a CDS encoding YheV family putative zinc ribbon protein; translation: MARVKKRFVAGAKCPKCGAQDSIVLFMDNGIETVECTDCDYREQQADQAVAKQSSGAMIGVFKPE
- a CDS encoding ABC transporter ATP-binding protein encodes the protein MINISQAQLIRGSKTLLNEASLTVYPGHKVGLVGANGTGKSSLLALIKGQLQLDKGEFNIPSGWQIASVAQETPALDTSAIEYVIDGDVEYRQLEQQLHAAQQADDGNAIALIHGKIDAIGGYAIHARAGALLAGLGFSETEQNNPVKSFSGGWRMRLNLAQALLCRSDLLLLDEPTNHLDLDTTYWLEGWIKTYQGTLILISHDRDFIDGIVDEIVHVEHHLLNYYKGNYTAFERIRAERMAQQQVAYERQQKERAHMQSFVDRFRYKASKAKQAQSRLKALEKMTELMPSHAQSPFTMEFKAPDALPNPLVAMEQVAAGYGDKTILNKVQLNLVPGARIGLLGRNGAGKSTLIKLLAGQLEAQSGKYQPNPGLNIGYFAQHQVEFLHLDETPMQHLARLAPNAKEQELRNFLGGFGFDGDMALSVVKPFSGGEKARLVLALLVWQRPNLLLLDEPTNHLDLEMRHALTVALQTFEGAMVIVSHDRHLLRLSCSDYYLVDSGEVTPFNGDLDDYHQWLLDAAKAAAASESSSTKESAPQIDKKQQKRLEAELRQKLSPLKKKQAKLEKDQEKWSTRLSELETQLADTSIYDAENKAKLTKVLDERVELTQAMEESEMDWLELQESIEAIEQENSPL
- a CDS encoding TIGR02444 family protein, translating into MTAFDHPALDQQLWQHCEQAYLANPNRYISLQDNYHTNVNLILLAEYLDAQGYFIAKASWQSLAKAIARWEEFVLIPYRTLRRKAKAHTSEDEYQKMLEVELIMERKSQQIIRAQLVRTEGESNPQQSNIAAYLSLFGLDETIISTLN